Proteins encoded in a region of the Shewanella polaris genome:
- a CDS encoding class I SAM-dependent methyltransferase, whose translation MNVCPLCNHCADFFVQDKKRAFYACPQCGLIFADSKSYLMPNLERQHYGRAQKKSKQKQLTQFILPLLDQISQQQTGTLKGLNFGRVLDEQSQQTILNTGNLVNQYDPFFAADQSVLKQHYDFVCCYRVFEHFRHPHREWMLLNQLIKPGGWLAISTPLLTDKDHFAKWHYKNNPTHVSFYQQATFEYLAFNSDFELLFASKDLVLMQKASKSDIKRILI comes from the coding sequence ATGAACGTATGCCCGCTTTGTAATCATTGTGCTGATTTTTTTGTTCAAGACAAAAAAAGAGCCTTCTATGCCTGCCCGCAATGCGGCTTAATTTTTGCTGACTCCAAATCATATCTTATGCCTAACCTAGAGCGTCAACATTATGGTCGAGCACAAAAAAAATCCAAACAAAAACAATTAACACAATTTATTTTGCCTTTACTCGATCAAATCTCTCAGCAACAAACAGGCACGCTAAAGGGCTTGAACTTTGGCCGAGTGCTCGATGAGCAAAGCCAACAAACTATTCTAAACACTGGTAACTTAGTTAATCAGTACGATCCTTTTTTTGCAGCAGATCAGTCGGTACTAAAGCAACATTATGACTTTGTCTGTTGTTACCGTGTTTTTGAACATTTTCGTCATCCTCACCGAGAATGGATGTTACTCAATCAACTGATTAAACCCGGCGGTTGGTTAGCCATAAGTACTCCCTTATTAACCGATAAAGACCACTTTGCTAAATGGCATTACAAAAATAATCCAACTCATGTCAGCTTTTATCAGCAGGCAACATTCGAATATTTAGCATTTAATAGTGATTTTGAGCTATTATTTGCATCGAAAGATCTAGTTTTGATGCAAAAAGCATCAAAATCTGATATAAAGCGCATCCTTATTTAG
- the yihI gene encoding Der GTPase-activating protein YihI: MARSKKTRKGGENGAKFAPRVKKVDRNAVDGKKSDAGHKSGSRHNEALLKQASGTTSVKSKDARHGSKKPVALTLPTSITKPLVVKPKQPKLTDEQKLLKLEEDPRLNQLLDQLEEGRDLSDTDQKWLNTQLDKIEQLMLNLGLSEGDDTPTQSPKKQQTDDELLNRFESGADLLKDYQQKD, encoded by the coding sequence ATGGCTCGCAGTAAAAAAACTCGCAAAGGCGGCGAAAACGGCGCTAAGTTTGCCCCAAGAGTAAAAAAAGTTGATCGTAACGCGGTTGATGGTAAAAAATCAGACGCTGGCCATAAATCTGGCAGCCGTCATAATGAAGCTTTGCTTAAACAAGCTTCAGGTACTACATCGGTTAAGAGTAAAGATGCACGTCATGGCAGTAAAAAGCCTGTAGCATTAACATTACCGACATCTATTACCAAACCATTGGTAGTTAAGCCTAAACAGCCTAAATTGACTGACGAACAAAAGTTATTAAAACTTGAAGAAGACCCAAGGTTGAATCAATTACTTGACCAACTTGAAGAAGGTCGTGACTTGTCTGATACCGACCAAAAATGGTTAAATACTCAATTAGACAAGATTGAACAACTGATGCTGAATTTAGGCCTTAGTGAAGGTGATGACACGCCAACTCAAAGCCCTAAAAAGCAACAGACTGATGATGAGCTATTAAATCGTTTTGAATCAGGAGCAGATTTGCTCAAAGATTATCAGCAGAAAGATTAA
- a CDS encoding DUF2489 domain-containing protein — protein sequence MSTTVIIIALVIIIALASYATHLLLTLKRQTQANQQALAERKAKADERRQQILTDIRYIAAAMLEERCELSEGVMRIGKLFDVLSMSEQVMGDFPNLFTHYKLIRNHPIMEARTDLPKQQRMKFDLERMKSEAALEQLILDETKHIAEFDKPMTH from the coding sequence GTGTCTACAACGGTCATCATTATTGCTCTAGTTATTATTATTGCCCTTGCAAGCTATGCAACACACTTGCTGTTAACACTTAAACGTCAAACACAAGCTAATCAACAAGCACTGGCAGAGCGTAAGGCTAAAGCCGACGAGCGTAGACAACAAATACTGACAGATATCCGTTACATTGCCGCTGCGATGTTAGAAGAGCGCTGTGAGCTGTCAGAAGGCGTTATGCGCATAGGGAAGTTATTTGACGTATTATCTATGTCGGAACAAGTTATGGGAGACTTCCCTAATCTGTTTACCCATTATAAATTGATTCGAAATCACCCCATCATGGAAGCGCGTACAGACTTGCCTAAGCAACAACGGATGAAGTTTGATTTAGAACGTATGAAATCAGAAGCAGCATTAGAACAACTTATTTTAGACGAGACAAAACACATTGCTGAATTTGATAAACCAATGACTCATTAA
- a CDS encoding lysophospholipid acyltransferase family protein produces MFYTLCSGLLRVMGWKFEGQLDTTQPCVMIVGPHTSNWDFVIGILARSALNTKIHFLGKHQLFIAPWGWLFRAMGGSPVDRRKHNNLVDAAAQLFQQNQNYKLALAPEGTRSQVNRWKSGFYHIAVKSEVNIVPVGLDFGRKTIVLALPMAPTGNIEIDINQLMDFYRTIKGCHPKAIPIYLLRSTPERN; encoded by the coding sequence ATGTTCTATACACTTTGTTCAGGATTACTTCGCGTTATGGGTTGGAAATTTGAAGGCCAACTCGATACCACTCAACCCTGCGTAATGATTGTTGGGCCACACACGAGCAACTGGGATTTTGTCATTGGGATCCTTGCCCGCAGTGCTTTAAACACTAAAATCCATTTTTTAGGTAAACACCAATTATTTATCGCCCCTTGGGGATGGTTGTTTCGAGCCATGGGTGGAAGCCCTGTTGATCGACGAAAACACAACAATTTGGTCGATGCCGCGGCTCAACTTTTTCAACAAAATCAGAATTACAAATTAGCGTTAGCACCCGAAGGAACCCGCAGCCAGGTCAATCGTTGGAAAAGCGGTTTTTATCATATTGCAGTGAAATCAGAAGTGAATATTGTGCCTGTTGGTTTAGACTTTGGTCGAAAAACCATAGTGCTGGCACTGCCTATGGCACCCACGGGCAATATCGAAATCGACATAAATCAATTAATGGACTTTTATCGAACGATTAAAGGCTGCCATCCAAAAGCTATTCCTATATATCTGTTAAGGTCCACACCAGAACGCAACTGA